The genome window GTTGGTTTCGCTGGTCATGCTACAGCTTCACATCTGCTGCTTCATTAAGAGTGCGAATGCTGGGCAGCACCGAATAAAACCATGCGGTTGAATCACAGACGTTGCTGCACGCATGTCACCTTTCTCTTCATTTTGCTCGTGTGTATAGGAGGGCTCGTCGTTCTGGGCTACTGGTGGCCTTGCCAGACGAACCACAGGGTGAAACCGGTTATGTTGGCTGCTCGAGGGGTGCACATCCTAAAAACAGGCTCCAATTCGAGCGCaacaaaacttaaaaagtgGAAAGAAGTTGAGACGCCCCATGTACGCTTGATGTCGGAGGTAAATTTCAGTTCATCTTCAGATGAAGGATCGCAGCAGGGCTTGGCAAACTCCTTGGGTTTGGACATCAGTTTAAGCGGGGAGATGAGAATGGAAAAAACACTTAAAGTCGAGCCGTACAAGTACGTCCGTAATGAGCCAAATGCATGTCTACAGCAAGATCCATTCTTAGTGCTTCTGATTGCAGTCGAACCCAAGCGAGAGGACGCCAGGAACGCTATCAGGAAAACGTGGGGCAATGAGAGCGTGGCTGACGGCTTAGGTTTTGTGCGTCTTTTTCTGATGGGTTTACAGGAAGACAAAGTGCAGCGCACAATTGAAGCTGAAAGTAATCAGTACCATGACATAATCCAGCAAGAATACATGGACACTTACCAGAACCTTACAATCAAAACTCTGATGGGGATGTACTGGGTGGCAACGTACTGTCCTAAGGCAAACTACGTTATGAAGACGGACAGCGACGTGTTTGTCAACACTGAATACCTCATACATAAACTCCTGAAGCCCAAGGGGCTACCAAGACGAAAGTACTTCACGGGGCATCTAATGAGAGGCCACGGCCCAATCCGAAACAAGCGTAGCAAATGGTACATGTCACCAGAACTGTACCCGAGCGAGCGATACCCTACATTTTGTTCCGGGACAGGATACGTGTTCTCAGGTGACATGGCCCAAAGGATCTATGGGGCATCTCTGAGCATACATAGGCTGCATTTAGAGGATGTTTACGTGGGTATTTGCCTAGCAAAGCTGAGGATAGATCCGATGCCACCACCGAATGAATTTCTGTTCAATCACTGGCGAGTGTCTTATTCCAGCTGTAAGTACAGTCATCTGATCACCTCCCATCAGTTTCATCCCAATGAATTGATCAAGTACTGGCAGCATCTTCAGAGCAACAAGCACAATGCCTGCATCAACATGCCATGGAAGGTTAAGGACAAGATGAACAAACTTCAGAGAAAACTGCTTTCCACTACACAGTTGGGACTTTTGGGTGAACCATAACAAATCCAAACTGCTTTTCCAAACATAAAgcacatgttttattttttgatcGTTTTCATCTTGATTATGGGTTATGAATATAAATCTACCTACAGCTAATTAAAATCAGTATTGAGTATGAAGTTGTGGTTTAATCTGTTTGATCAAATTTAAATGGTTtgaaaatgataaataaaaacaccaaatgcCTAATTATAAGTGAAAATGTATGGCAACAggaaaaattttttaaaataatcaatGGCTTCAGACTAAATGGACCTAAATTTGCTTTATGGTAATcaacaaattaaaatattgcAGGTGTTGCATTTGCTTTCTAATAGAGAGCAATGAAAGTATTTTGTATACATTAATCATTTCACAAGTGGAAACACAACACCATCTTATTGACCCACCCACTGCacgatacactgtaaaaaaaatgctgggtattttcaatatacatacaaatacaaaataattccGATTTCACATCGCAAGCTTGAGCAGAACGTATGCATAGCGGAAAGCTTTAAATAGCTTAAAGAAGGTAtcctccgatcaggattttttcAGACGATACTAATGACTGATTTTTTATCTTCGTTATCTGCCGATACTGATtttttcaagctgatatgcaagctctttgatgactgtaacggttaacatttttttctagataaagtaatccacagatgttgcctttgtaaTATTACTTGCAGtgattaggtatattattgttttaatagagaatcaaataaataagctcaacaaatatttcttttgCATAGAGATATTTAATACCTCTGGTAAAAGGTGTGTGTCTTTTAAGtgatacaaataaaacactaaagtcTTTActatatgaattaaatatacacgcattcttATGAATTATAACAGTTTCTTAGTGAAGAGCAGAAAGTGATTTTATTGAAAGAtaaattaggttactgtagctttaagacgtgagagagatcCCGTTGTTcgcgtgcactgatgacaggcagCTGTGTGTGCGAGTCGTGTGTATGCGGACACGAGGAGTTGTGaggaaaatgaaaattgaaactatcaactttaaaacgcatgtaaataataaactttcggcaagaggatgcaattgtccacgatagatatgtgttgtatacgctgtttgatggggatgtgaagacgcgttgcgCTGTTGACCtgagcgcgtcctcatagaaaatacacatatctctgtaaaggcaaagagataCAAATACAAATCTGCATGTCGCACCTGAACAACAGGTTATAAAACTGCTTGCACTACGTAAAAAATTgtctctaattgcagccgcattcaggaACACTATGTTGACAAAAGATCGGTTCATGAGATCGGAAAGATCGGTTCATGAGATCGGTAAATaacgatcgagtcatttaatgccattatcggtCGATGCCGATTGGCGGACGATCGATAGTAGCATCCCTagctcaaagtcatgactgttgaaaacatcacattcatgattttatggtaaaatgacacttttcACATCAATCCACaagcatttaaaccataaacaatgcactgtcactttaattgagGGTACGCATCGCAGCCGAAACGATTGCAGCACTGCTGCTTCAGCAACGCTCCAGCTACGCGACCATGCGCTGCTCATGTGTGCGGtatttaaactgttaatttagCGAATTAGATTCATTCGATATAggaaaaacaaactaaaaaaaattttttttaaagctgataaAAAGTATTTATGGCAGAGTTAAAAAGGGCcttcaaaaacaacacataaaccATTTACTTACCGTCACAGACTTAAGGGTCATTCCGTGATAGGTTCCCATAGTGTCAATTTTGAATCCCTCCgtttctattaaaaaaaaaaagtagtaATATTTAGGTTTATTTGAAACATTGTATTTAGAGTTGAGAATAAAAGATTAGCCAGTCTGAATAATAGACATGCAACTTTAATATTTAACAGAAATATGCCATATAACTTTAAAAACTGTtaaccagattttttttaaatcaatacaTATTTCATGAAATCTTGTGTTTCAGTTCCCATTATAATAGTAGTACATGTAAACAGTAATTTGTCTTattatttgtttagttttaatattttgatagaATATACTGGTGCTTTGCCTTGATACATGGGCACAAGCTACCTCCCTTAGAAATAGATTGTGACTGAAATATTCAAAGAACACATGAGCCAACTCACCCTCTTTCCCTTTGAATCGCTCCTGATCGTATCTGTTGTAGGCAGCTGGGACTGGCTGTTTATTTCTTATTGCTGCATCCTAGGGGGAAAATATTCATCAATCCATAGAAAgactatttatttgtttaaaatcatCTAAGGGCAACTTTGCAAAATCCACTTTCacaacataaatgtgtgttggcagtgtgtgaacaaccaccctacaaagaaaaaaatttcCACACTTCTTTTCAATCcctattaaaccaaagcagtctaaatagacatgctgttttgatgtgacgtcacactgataaagccccgcccgtGGCATTTGTATTTAATGTTACAGACATGAAAACAGCGCTTTTTGCttccacccaaataggggcattttgaacatgctataataaattagtggtttgttttgagctgaaacttcccAGACATATTTTTGAGCACACCTAAAAATGATataacatcttgtaaaaatgagcCTAATAACTCCCCATTGATACTTAAACAGTACAACCATTCAATTGATTTCTAATAACCATTTAAAACGAAAATGATGTATTGCATTGCTGCATTTATCATGGGCAAAGACATCTACTGAGAACAGCGGCAACTGGGAGTAATAGCGAGGGTTCCTAAACTTTGCCCTTTAATGGTTCACAACACTTTTCATTAGACACATGGAGTTCCATTTACTTGACAAATGATGCTATTATGCCAAATTACTGGGATTTCCTCACAGTTAAACAAACCAACTTGTGAAACTGGCTTATTGTCCAGATGACCTCACTTTCAATACATGTTTAGAGGTGTATTTCTGAAGTGACATTTCAACATTtacaatcataaaaaaaatgtggcAAAACACATTCATCAGAAATAATATAATGCTTAGTAGCTAATTTACACTCGCATGAATTTGAAATTTGATTTCTTATTTTAACAACATGCAATCATTTGAAATGTACATgcaatgttttaatattaacgAGTTAATTTGTGAAACcgccaaaaatataaaatccaCTTAACATTTGCTTTCAAAAAACTATATTCATTTTGAGAAGACTGAAGCAATGGAAACCACATGCACACTTGTGTACTCACCACCTGAGTTTGGTTCTGCGTTTGTCTCTGTTCAGGTGCTCGACCCTCTTCTCGAGCCTTCACCGACTGCAGTATGGCAAATATACTTTTGGAGAAGTTCTAGAAGAAAAAAAAGTTAGCATTCTTTAAACAAACATTGTATGTGTATATCTTCTTGtgatcaaatatataaatatatatatttttgctacCTCAGATTTcaaattttcaaatagttgcatttaaaaaaaacggaCCCTTATGACTGaatttgtggtccagggtcacatatataaaGACACTGAATTATTTCTGTTATATGACATGACACTGTACATGCTACCTGTTGTtattaaagtgacaccatgtaatttttcaaccttcataatacattttcaagacccttgtgatagtacatcgactttaaataggttgaatggcatgtctaccatagcctgacggggtctgtatcacttttactcgtattttaaaacttagggtttctggtagtaaccagagcacaaaaaaaactacaaaattcgactgctttacggcatacgtcacttcctccacacaatttgtttttaatgtgaacTTAcatacttaaggagtgtagagagcaattTCTATTATATGACTTTGTGGCACCgtgttagtgtcacggacctatgacacgggcgacccgggtttgaatcccctttaaggcaattttttaatataaactcacaatcttgattcatacataaatgcgatcttctttatacatgacggcgattatcttgcatatagttccctgtattcagatgctgtgttcacacatttacctttcttttactgtctatggcaggggtgcccaactctgctcctggagggctaccatcctgcagacttcagttccaacccagctccaacacacctgtatgtaattatcaagcaaccctgaacaccttgattagctgcttcagctgtgtttaattggggttggagctaaaaccTGCAGGAGGGTagccctccaggaacagggttgggcacccctggtctatggtatttacattacaatccaggatgctatagcagtcaaacttgctcaaactcacacagtgtaaaaccaaaccctattcattcaccaatcagatctgagcgtttctctcttcctcatttgctgcgttccgctgtcactcgcgtgacgtattacaaagcggcagacctaaactcTTTgcctaaacacatcggtttattggatttggagcgacaattttcacacaaaagagaggaaaaacgagcgccattgtggaaaatcctggtggcgagggagagagagacgatgcaacaatatttgttttgaaaaaggcaaggaaatacttctggtcgtttcgaaaaaggcaaggaaatacttctggtcgtttctcaattggaaggctgcagcctccggaggtcaaatatgcaggctgcatacgtcatcaagcctggtttattaaggtaaactgagcattacattcccaagtcataagcatactgcaacaatttacgattaaataagtataatagtcaactttataattgtaaatattctgaaataagacagtcttgatgacgtatgcagcttagaaatacgacatccggaggctgcaaccttcagattgagaaatggcttctgccaagacgagttcctcatcagaaagttgtaacatgactgcgtttctccctgttgtctcaaaatgttgatcgtttagcgttttaaatgtttagtttttagtttagttttaaggttggccagttcctttcctttgcgacagtgctgcggcgcttgtggcctcaaggggcgctaggcgtgaaaaatacatgtctagcaccccctagtggccaaaaagttccatggtgtgcctttaataaagcatttaaaaaatacaatataacgATAACTAgaactataaaaaaatatagttttgaaaatagatttattttaaaacgaTAAGCAGAGTTCACACCAGAACTATAACGATAAAGACACAATGAAGACATAGTTGGGATTACTTTGAGCGTTTTTTCCCCActtgatgaacgataaaccattgacagcaaTTAAaattagaggtcgaccgatatgctttttctctggccgatgccgattttttagaaatcagggcagccgatggccgatatgtttggccgattttctatatgtacataataatcaaaatgttctcataattattagcagatattttaaatgcaaaaatgtcactatttaagtcaaagtatttaaaaatatatgactggtctttctgaagagttttacaacctcctctgcagcatgcatttatcagacacagatattacctgacactctgctgtcatcatctttgatcagttttttaccatggcttttattgctttgtaggataaaatccttatttggtagacctgataaaatatttattcatcataaagttaacatagtaaatgtctatggTTTTTAGTTgcgactgttatttagggcaaatctttctaaacacatttacattctcatttctgagacgctataagtgactgattgtgctgacagtgacgtcttgtgagtttggTGTTGGggcagatctgttgtttcaaccgttcattcaaacgaatccgttcaaaggagtcagtttgcgaatcggacgcgctgtgttgtaatccaggctgagcagcgcaaaactgtaaacaaagtcttactgtaacaacacgaaaaacatttcctttgtggatatgatttggtcttccgacctttcgccatcgagtcagttttgttttgagtaataaaagcagggagacagaaagcgtgcacgcgcgggtcttctctctctgtcacgcaaacaaaactcatcatcactcattaaatcacatgaaatgagcctaatctttgcacggacagtgcaccgcgagacataagcccgtcgcgctgttgtactggctgcttaattcgcgcgatccgccatcatttagtaaagctgtttgtgaacaaggcatggctgcacacacacgagacgggagcgatctgcttgcagcaagaggcagcgtcacgagttctacaacagcgcttaggtgcccgcagatgcgcctgcctattaatcggcctaattttgcagcaaaatcggccaaagccgatttttaaaaatatgccaaaaatcggccaattaatcggccggccgataaatcggtcgacctctaattaaaatctatttgaacttcaagtgcatgcacatttgaaatgacagataacatggtggagaagctcattgctgaggtctataacataaaaGTTTCCTCAGGTATCCAgtgctgatgcagttgctgtgaaattcactATAATGTTTTATTCCTACCACACggactacgccaaaaggtaagatattagattacgtaaactactagttgtttcactgtttagagttaggGAAACGCATGATGTTGAGGTaaggctgcacgattaatcatattttttcatcatgataacgatatgtgcGCCCCACGATTAGTAAAAGACAATCGTCGCAATTAATGTGTAAAGACCAAGCACAAAGCAGACGGTCTAGAATCAAGCAATGTGTTTGCTTGATATGGGTGGAGTCAGAGTAAACGGAGTGGATATTTGCAAGCGCGGTCTGTGTTACGGTAGAATTAAGTTGGCATCACGAGATTTACAGTCCTTCATCTTGAACAAACATAATGGCAGAGCAACAAGAAGAAAGTGCAGAAATACGTACGTTAGTTCCCCGAAAAGCGTCATGTACTCCATTGTTTGGATATTTCGGATTTGAGGAAAGTGTTGATGATTAGGTAAGTGCTTTGCACGAGTaggcgaattagcataaagttatcgCTATGATGTGGATGCcaatatagttatcgttataatgtgaacagcCCTTTACTTTCTAATTCCACTGTGATAAAACATCAAACTTGTTGGCCTAATGTGAATGCAAAGAAATGCATCTAATAACATCATCTGCACCAGATATTGGTAAATAGAAATGGAATTAGACAGTGTTGGGGCAATTAATgattaaaaatcattttaaaagtaataaaagtGATGTTTCTTGACTAGCAATCTCTTTctagtttctttatttttgtttagaGATCTGACATTAAAGCAAAATGCTCTGACTGAACACACATTAGTATAAAAGTGATTCCTCTCACCTTGCCAGTACTCTGTAAAATCGTTGTTCTCGTCCGCCACACTCTCTCTCTGCTCACAATGTCTCTGGTCACATCCACTTCTGCATCCACGAAGCTTCTCTGTTTCATGGTGATGTCATCATCCAGGTCAGTCTTAATGGTGGAACGCTTCTTTGCCATGATCTTAGCTTTAATAGCAGCGATCTTCTCCACCGACATGGCCTCTGACAGTGACCTGAAACCAGTAAGAAAACAGTTAGCTTTTCCCTTGCACCcctaaaaacataataaaacacAGGCTGAGTGTCACATTGCTAAAATCGTCTTCCATTAGCAGAAATTCCTGATATAAACAATGAAGTTAAAAGTTGGCCAAACTGATGAAATTAACGAGTAAAGGGCTGTTCACATTAACGATAACTATAATAACTATTTTACCATCCACACCACCGGACGATAACAAtatctttatgctaattcacTCACAAGGCACAGTACACACGCAAATCATTTACTCttaatggcattaactaatattgcatattttctTGTAAACACTTGTAATTGTTCACATGTCAATAAACCTGCAAGTCATTCGATCATCTTCGGAATTaagtttttgatatttttaagaaaaccaGGAGGCTTGTGACTGTCCCGTACACTGCATTCCATAGTCACTATTCAAGTAGTAGACATCGCTAAAAAAAAGTCCATGTGCCATCAGAGGTTCAATATGAATATTATGAAACAACAAGAATGTTTGGTGTGCAAAGAAAACCAAAATAAAgactttatttaacaatttgCTTGTGAACGCTCCAACAAATTGTTAAATGAAGTTGTTAGTTATTTCAAAGTATTCTGATTGATGTATTTCATTCTTTTCTGGGCTTGAATAGTGACTAATGAATAATCTGGTCTACAGGCCAGTCACAAGCCTCCCTTTTACAGAagacatttttagatatttttgatgaagaCAATCACTTACAGGCTTAGAGCGACACAAAGGTAAGTGGTTTATGAAAAATTCATTTTGGAGTGAAATATCCTTTTAACATAACCAATATTAGCTTACATTAACGatgagcaatatagtttttagcatttattaatcttggttaatattagttaatgccaatacaattaTTCATGAGTTAGTTCATTGTGTATGAACTAATGTAAATAATTAcaagttttgattttaaatgtgtataaataaatactgaaattaaagtgaactcggcagacttttttgctttttccgtgaattttttttaaagatattagAAAATTAAACCTGTAACTATTAAAaattcatctaaaataa of Misgurnus anguillicaudatus chromosome 2, ASM2758022v2, whole genome shotgun sequence contains these proteins:
- the LOC129442761 gene encoding beta-1,3-galactosyltransferase 2, producing the protein MRLNHRRCCTHVTFLFILLVCIGGLVVLGYWWPCQTNHRVKPVMLAARGVHILKTGSNSSATKLKKWKEVETPHVRLMSEVNFSSSSDEGSQQGLANSLGLDISLSGEMRMEKTLKVEPYKYVRNEPNACLQQDPFLVLLIAVEPKREDARNAIRKTWGNESVADGLGFVRLFLMGLQEDKVQRTIEAESNQYHDIIQQEYMDTYQNLTIKTLMGMYWVATYCPKANYVMKTDSDVFVNTEYLIHKLLKPKGLPRRKYFTGHLMRGHGPIRNKRSKWYMSPELYPSERYPTFCSGTGYVFSGDMAQRIYGASLSIHRLHLEDVYVGICLAKLRIDPMPPPNEFLFNHWRVSYSSCKYSHLITSHQFHPNELIKYWQHLQSNKHNACINMPWKVKDKMNKLQRKLLSTTQLGLLGEP